The window AGGTCTATgaagagcaccacataatctggtactacaggTGGGAAGTTGCCcgtaggactatgtcctggctgctCAGTTGGTTCAGGTACCTTCATTAGTAGTGTGGTTTGGCGACATTATGTCGGGGTAGATTGAGGATTGATAGGAAcgtccatgtacaaaaatttcaacctgcgtgtaagatacacaaaggggcagtgttgagttgtttactttttactcacctagtggttgaaaaagtagcCACGTGAGGTAGGGCTCAACGCTAGCTTATCACGTAACGCACTTCGACCCAGAATGTTCTGAATATTGCTGATGTTGAGAATCGGCTGAATAACATGTGTTTTAGATCTTTAGACCAATAATCTAAAGAGTGTTTGGACCAATAGAGTTTTAAACCCAGAAAGTTTGGAATATCGCAGAATGTTAACATGTGTTTTAGATTTCCAGACCAATAATCCTACATCTAGATTGTTCAGGCCAATAGAATATAAAACCCATAAAGGTCTAAATATTGTTGAATGACATGTGTTTTAGATTTCCAGACCAACAATCTTacatgtagaatttaaaaaccTGAATGGTCTGAATAGCGCTGAATCCTAATCTGGCCTTAGAACTTATCCATCACTATTCCAGATATGGTGTCATTATGATTAAAAGACCACCTTTTTGGtcatatttaagatattattAAGCGTTTTACAAATTGTATATCCTCCAAAAGACTAATCTTTCGATCTTCTTCCAACTTCGAGATTTCTTAACTCAAAGTTAGAAAGAACTATTACTATCCAAAAAATATATCTCagcaaattgaaaaaatttttaaataacaagaaaacaatATCTGGAAAATTGAAGCAAGTATAACAGAGGTTATTTTAAAGTCCACAAATTGGACTTTTCAGATGGCATAACAAATGTTTTCGGGCTGTCAAACTTGATGTAATGGAGAAATTCGTATTTTCGGGGTCAGGTCAATCCTTTAATCTCTAGGTTAACAATTTGTTAGCCAATGTTACATAGGAGACATGGCCTTATATGGAAGACAGGTCCTTATGTGAGAGACAGGTCCTTATGTGATTTTCCGAAGTAATCTCTAGGTCACattgaaattttacttaataccAACATAAATACATTACCGATTAGTTGATTAACTCTTCTTTCGGGTTTAAGGGTTAGTCATGAAccgatttttgaaaattatgaaCTATATTAATGTAGGTCATTTACAGAGAGTATAAATGGACCGACTTTTTATCAAGTATCTTAATTACATTTAGATTAAGGATTCGATTTAGTCTACGAGGCTAAAACCAGAGGATCGGTAGAAAGTTTTGAACCCTAAGGTGTATGTATATCAAAAACGTTGTTCTGCATATTTTATCCGGTGAATTCACCGGTCTGGTGGTAATATATGAAAATCGTTCTTCTggatattcatatttttattagaagGAAATATTCAGCTCAAAtcgtttaaacaatttttttttaatttttcccattttttacAGGCAATCCATTTAGGTTTACTCCTAAGTACCTTTATTTTCTCCATGGCCAGTGCTAAATACGatagtttaatatttatggCATTAGCGGGTGCAGCTCTAGTTTGGACCACAGTGGTATCACACAACTACTTTCACAAACGTGACAACTGGCAAATGTATGCTTTCAATTTAAGTATGATGAATTTTACAGCGTGGCGTATATCCCATTCTCTATCACATCACATCTATCCAAATTCATATATTGATCTGGAACTATCAATGTTTGAACCACTTTTGTGTTGGGTACCAAGTCcacatataaaaagtaaaatgatgCGCTATGTATCGTGGGTAACTGAGCCGTTTGCCTATATGATTGCATTTTTCCTGCAACTACTAACAAGGTTCGTATTTTAATTACGAAACTTCAGAAATATTATCAGAATAACTTTGttctttttgtataatttcagaattttttattCCCTACGTAAGACGAATATTATGTACTGGCATGATTTAATCTGTCTTTCTTTGCCTCTATCCATGTATTTATGTTCGAATTATTCCATTTTCTGGTGTTTGCGTCAATGGATCTTTATAACAGCCATAGCTAGTTTTTCTTTCTGTGTTATTGGCTTAAATGCCGCCCATCATGATCCGGAAATATTCCATGAAGGTGATGCCAATCGTGAAGATCGTGATTGGGGTCTTTATCAAGTCGATACTATAATCGATCGTGGCGATCTTAAAGGTTCTCAGTTCTTGGTCTTGACCCACTTTGGTGATCATGTTCTGCATCATTTATTCCCTACATTAGATCATGGCATTTTGCCTCAATTGTATCCTGTACTTTACGAAACATTGGAGGAATTTAAATGTGAACTAAGAGAAATTAATCATTTGGAACATATTATTGGTCAACACAAACAGTTACTGAGAATTGAAACTAATCCTAAACCTCCGGGTTCTAAAtagatttgaaaaaatttctttgataagttaattaaatttaggttttaaaaataataaatattataaaaatgtggTCTCATCTATTTTTTCTGCGGGGATCAGCTAAAGGATACACCTTTCCATGTGTTGCTAATCCTATTGAAGCATTTTTTGATATCATAACTTGTGTTATAGTTAGGTAAAcattatatttctgtttctgggtcttcagtATAGAACCTCAGACCCACTTTTTACCGCTtcaccaagacattctatctgggatcagatCATATTCTGTGTCTGATATACGATGAACGCATTGCACGTCTTATATCCAATCTGCATGTACTCTAAACTCCCTGTggtagtttgatattacactttgGTTCCAAAGCAGTCATCCATTTTTATAGCCAAATCGTCATATTAGAACTAAGACCCTATTTCACACTATAGTCTTCCTACATATCGACCAGCACTggtgtgccttgttgatcctatcctctatgtggtgtttccattttaaattttggtattacacctaagtacttaactttgtttGTCACCGTTATCTTCTTGTCTAggaaggttttaagtaggaaggacgtaagacttatctgGTTCTGGTATAAATATGAACCTTGGATCTTGTAATTTAAATGGGTTATATGTCAATTCTAAGAATGCAGTGAATATCTGTGACAGATGTAGGGAAACTGCCGAAAAAATGTCACCtggccctgcagctttataaGAAGCAAAGCTCTTGATTGCTCCCTTAACCATGCTCAGTTGGTTACTACAGTTTGAGAAGAGTTATTTGTAAAGAATTTGGAGTGTTTTGGAATGACATAATAGTTGTTTAAACTACTTGACCTACTCTCGGCTTAAGTCTAGAAGCTAATCCGGATCGGATGATACAATGTCATTCTTCTTACAATATTGTAGCTCTGCATACTATGAATCTTTatatattaatgttatttattggtttccATGCCTTTGGAAAAGAGTTAGCTGATACCTAAACATCAACTCGCCAAAGGATTACTTCTATTGTGACCGAAAATAACTTGCGGGCTTGCAAAGTGAGTCGGAACTAATCAGAAGCGGGGCTTATAAAagattcttttagaaaaatcgCGTGTAGGGTAACATTTTCTTCcgacgaatgtatcatttatgatcagaaaatgagctCTAAAACGACCAGTATTTAGACTCATAAATTACTCAAAATAGATGCAAAAATCAGAAGTGGGACTCATAAAAGAGTCTTTTAGGATATTCGCGGGTAGGGTACCATTTTCTCCATACAAATGTGATCAGAAAATGAGTGCATTAAggatcattttaatttttgcagaagagtcataaatgactcgaatgtgatcaacattttcaaaaaattctagcTGAGTAGCAAGCTGACATGTACATATCTTTATCAAGATCAATATCAATGTCCGGGTAGTCTGCAATTTAATTTCTCCTATTGTCCTCATGCACTAGAACCCGTATTGTTGCGACTGTGAAATGTCAGATTTGAGATCAAATTGGAAGATATTTTAAACTTATCGAGGCAAAGTCCCATATTTTGGTGTAGACTGTTATCGCACTATCCCGAAGCTCAGTTCATGCACCCCAGTTATGTCTTGTCGGTATTTGGTTTcgaaaagttctttaaaatgtttattgcgTAATTTTCCTATTGTTGGTATTCTAACAtctggttaaaaaaaaaacaaaattataattatctGAAGAAATCTATCACTTGAAGTTCTGAAGGGTTATCAATCTTGTATTTTCAGATCTAGTCTAACTACTCATATTTTagttctatttatttaaaagaaattatagtcggacctgtttcaaaaagtaaaatgtgatttagtttataaaacatttgagttgaattataccttgcctcagctatatttaagccatttattgttgaataaaactgtggacattaaagtcaaattttgaaggtgggtttttataggggctagggtcaaatgagaccctatAATTCAAGAGTTCAAGAGGGTCATAAAGACTAGTATATAACTTAGTTTTGCTGcttcaaattttgaagggggcttttttgTTCGTtaatggttagtgttctagtcaggcagaccggaggtggtgggttcgattcccacccgtgtcACGAGTTAAAGAGCACACAACAGGCCCAATAGAGTCCTAAATGTATTTCTTCGggtttgatgtgtatacatcctcctttcaaactaacgaactaactacaaacttcagcacaaacccaatataccctccaccacttAATATctcaattttcttttgttaccTATTCGTATTTCATAGTTTTAATTGAAAGACTTTAtatagttgttttttaattgatttacatttattttgttccttttttgtATACTTGTtcctttcttttaatttattttatattttaaatattatcattattatgtatatttttaaattatttaaatttaaatgttttgattaattaaaaaaataacataaacataAGCGCCATAAGATGAGGGTGTTTATTAgtttgtttgtgtttgtgtCTCTGTGTTGTTGTAATGTTGAGTGAGTGAGTGATTGATTGATTGAGTCAGTGtaaaagagagaaagagaatgGGTAGAAATAGAAGTAAAATGTGCAAAAGTTGTTTATTGATTAAACTGTATGGAGTCCTTTTGTATGAATGCATGTGTTCGTTCTCCAATATCAGTCAAATATCAATGTGTATGTGTGAGTGTAAAGTGtgcattttacaataaatacataaataaataacatttcttttggttttattttgttttgtttttttttttaaatattcttatttattgAAGATGTGTAGTaaatgtgtgttttgttttattataaatttctcttttttcgactttcgacACAGACAACTAGACAACTAGATTTAAACCtaaacgtacatatgtatggatAGTATTAAGTTTTATGACGGGGCTTAAGTCATGTTTttcataatacaaaaaattattataattttatatatatatatataaaaaaattaaacatttttcttgtgtttttttttaatttttcatttacaacAATATGAGTAAAGGTTGTGTGTTCTGATGTCAGAGAGCATGTATGGCGAAAGTTACTACACTAGGAAAATTCATTCTTTCTTCTTTCCACTTTtcatcattatttttgttttgtccttGTTAGGCTTCTTATGTTggtattttacaaaatacatttaGTTGGATACTATCTCTAGTattagtatatatattatttttggtttttgagtttttgttgttgtgataTTTATGCCTAAGTGCATTCTTATCCTCCCGTCGTTCGATTGTTTatagttgttgatgttttttttttaataaattttttaaattgttttttatttctttttttaattagaaaaacaaaaagtgttgtaaaatatttataaattaaagtaaaataaaataattatgaaatagtattaataaaataaattaaaatgttttaatggcATTTAGAAATCTTCGGGAGCAAGGTCGAATCTTGGTGGGAAAGCCATACCGTCCAATTGTGGCCGCACGGACATAGCACGGGGCTGTAGAGGGGAAGAGAGACAAAacgaatttattaaatataaatatatttcaacacAAGGTTAAAAAGAATGAAGCATGCATGATTAAACAAACAATGAGAGAAAGAgagataaatgaaaaaaaaatacatcaccaagagaacaacaataacaacaagataTTACTGAATACTTTACAATACAAAACTCAAAATGAGAGGAATATTGTATAGAGAAAGGGAAAGAGAAATAAATTTCTCCTCGAATGATCGAGTTTTGGAAAGTGAAATGACAGGATcatgaatttgtattttttgtttctttaaacttCTCATAACAGAAAAATGAGAATGAAAGACAAGGTGGTGAGAGGAAAACAAACAACTCAACACGTTACAAGTGCAAGTAATGATAATTcaatgtatatgtatgcatcatatatgtgtgtgtattcaTTCAATGATTTGACACGCAACATTGGCTGTTTTCTTTTGGGTTCGGGATTTGCAGGATTTGAGAAAAATGGGCCTCTTGGCCACTTCGAAACTTACAAATGTAATGAAAGATTGTTTACTGGTCCAGCACACTTTTGCGACCACCTTTAGACGCTGCCGGCTATTGTTGttgtacacacacacatacatatacaattattatagtagtagtaattgttgttgtagtagtagtatagttgtaataataataaaattatcatattATATCGTTATAAAAAAAGCAGAGATATTTCTAATTCAGCTCGATTTCTACTGATCTGACTATgacactttttgtttttttttaattgcgaTGAGATTGATGCTTTTGGTGATGAAATAGTTTGGGTTTTGTAAGctggttgtttatttttttttattttttttaaatatatttttttttcgatttggtttaaagtaataaattgaATGTTGAATGTTGCATTTCTTTTGTTGAAAAAGAGATGCATAAAGCTTTTACTTATGATCTAgtttctctttttgtttttttttctaattgaaTCTCTATGTGGACCGTGTGAATCATTTACAGTGCCATTTTGCGTAATTTAAATCTGGATGTGGTAATAATTGCAAgagattttgttttgaaatagaaTAATAAAGAGAAAATGATCGTTATTATTTGGCAAATGGTTGGCAGTTGATAAAAAAGCATTCGAATTTAGAGATGGATGATTTTGGTTTGGACACTTACCGCGGGGCTGGCACCACGACCAACGGAACCGGCACGTCCCTTGGCACGGAATTTGCTGATGGCTTGTTCAGCCAAATCGGCACGTTCTTCGGCTTCTTCAAGTTCTTGTTGGGCTTTGCGGAATTTGGCCAAGTTGAGGGCGGCGATTTCTTCGGCTTCTTCGATTTGCCTCTTGTATGTCTTGATCTTTTGTTGGAGTTTGTCAACCAAGTCTTGCATACGTTCGTGGTTCTTGCGATCTTCTTCGGATTGGAAGCTCAATTCCTTAACGCGACGTTCGGATTTGCGGAGGTTCTTTTGGGCATCGGCGTGTCTTCTTTGTTCACCATCCAATTCGTTCTCCAATTCGCGGACACGTTGTTCCAATTTTTGGATAGCCTTCTTGCCACCCTTGAGGGCGTTGGCTTCAGCTTCATCCAAACGGACTTGCAATTCCTTGATTTGTTGTTCAAGGGCCTTTCTGAGTTTCTCTTGGGTTTGGGCGTGGTCTTGTTCAGCGCGGAGTTCATCAGCAAGACGGGCAGCATCAACCATAGCCTTCTTGGCCTTCTCTTCGGAGTTCTTGGCTTCGTTCAACAATTCATCCAAATCAGAGTGGAGTGTTTGGAGTTCAGATTCCAATTTCCTCTTGGCAGCGGAGATGGAGGCGTTTTGGGCGGAAACTTCGTTGAGTTGTTCGTGGGCATCGGCCAATTCTTGTTCGGCTTGGCGACGACCGCGATCGGCTTGTTCGAGGAGGGTGCGGGATTCTTCCAATTCGTTTTGGAGGGCGTTGGCACGACGTTCAGAGATACCCAATTGTTCGCGGGCATCATCACGAGCTCTTTGTTCTTCTTCAAGGGCGGTTTGGATGTCCTTGAGTTGTTGTTGGTAGCGTTTGATGTTCTTTTGGGCCTCGGCGTTAGCCTAATTATAATGATATAAATACAAGTATTTAGTAAAATAGTTTCGTAATAAGGACAGCTCTTGTATATATGAGAAGCTTTGTGTGTGTTAAGAAACTTACCTTGTTGGCGTGATCCAAAGCAATTTCCAATTCGTTGATGTCGGCTTCCAACTTCTTCTTCATGCGAAGGGCCTCAGCCTTACCCTTGGCTTCGGCTTCGAGGGAGGCTTGCATGGAGTCGAGAGCACGTTGGTGGTTCTTGCGGGTGTTTTCGAATTCTTCTTCCTTCTCTTGGATGCGGCGATCGATTTCTTGACGAACTTGAGACAATTCCAATTGAGCGCGCAATACCTTGTTTTCTTCTTGTTCCAAAGCAGCTTCAGCTTCTTCGAGGGCGGCTTGGAGTTCATCCTTTTCGGCTTCCAAGCGTTTGCGAGCCTTTTCGATTTCGTGGATGTTGCGGCCACCTTCACCGATTTGGTCGAGCAAGTCCTTAACTTCATCAGCCAAGTTCTTGTTTTCACGACGGACGGCTTCCAATTGTTCTTGGCCTTCTTCGTAGGCACCCTTGAGACGGAACAATTCGGTGGAGTAGTTGCGGCATTCCTTTTGGGAGGCATCAAGTTCAGCAGCCAAATCGTCAACCTTGAGTTTCCATTCGCCAATGATCTTGTCGAAGGCCTTTTGTTTCTTCTCGGCAGCGTTGGCAATAGCGTTGGCACGGTCGACTTCCAATTGCAAGTCTTCGACTTCGGTGGACAAGCGTTGCTTGGTCTTTTCGAGGCCAATGCATTTTTGGTTGAGGGATTCGATGGTTTCCTCGGCTTCGGCCAAGCGAGCTTGCAACTTCCTCTTGGCTTCTTCCAATTCTTCGGAGCGGGCAACACCATCGGATTCGTACTTGCTGCGCCAGATTTGAGCTTCAGCGTTAGCCTTGCTGAGTTGACGTTGCAAATCGGCCTTGCCTTCAGCTTCTTCTTCTACTTGTTCACGGAGGTTATCCAAGTCGTGTTCCAAGTTGCGGAATTTGCCCAAAAGGGTAGCACGTTCACGGGCTTCTTCATCAGCCAAACGCTTGGTATCTTCCAATTGAGTGGTGAGGGAGATCTTGATCTTGGACAATTGGGAAACTTGGGATTCGGCTTCTTCCAATTGGCGCAAGAGGTCGGAGTTTTCAATGGAAAGCTTCTTCTTGGCGGCATCGAAGTCGTTGAGGGTTCTGTTGGTTTCATCCAATTTGGATTGGACTTCGTTGAGGGTGTGTTGCAATTGCTTGGCAATCTTTTCTTGGGCAGCCTATATTTCAAACGATTGATAATGGGATAATTTATTAGTAACGAATAGAAATATTTGGGACAATGTAATTTTGTATTTGGCAATTGTGTGTACTATGtacaattagttttttgttagcAAGGATTCTACATATTTTGGCAAGGATTAGTGCGGTAGTAAagtattttcacaaatattctaCATGTTAAAATCACAGGCCTTATACAAGACAAGTCCTTGAGATTCATTAGATTCAAAGCAGAGCTATCAGAGATTTGTTCAAGAATCCTTCGGATTCCCAAACTGACTCTCTCAAATCTACAATAATAATCAGCAAAATGTACAGCGGCGTTTTTATTTCGTTTCTAATTAAAGGAGTCAAATGTATGTATACCTTCTCGTTGGTAATGTGGTCAACACCAGCGCGGAGATCGTTCAATTGACCGTAGTATTCGTTCTTCTCCTTTTCAGCCCTAGATTGGTGATaaagtaagtttttgttttagttagaATGTGTTAAATGTGTGTGTAGGGAAATATTAATCAAAGTAAAACGTTGCTTCTTGAAAATCCATCTTGTAGCCGTCGGAAGAGAAAGACAGAAATGCCGCTtttcaaatcttttttaaattgaattaaaggaatttattatactttgtttgtgtgtgtgtgatttttGGGAGGTTTTGTACAAAGAAGGGTTTTTATTGTGTAATTTGTGCAATATGTGTGATGATCCTCGAAAGGATTCATTACCTTATCACGAGCAAGTTGATCGCAGGCAGAACGAGTTTGGTTCAACTCATTGTGGCAAGTCTGGCGATCGTGTTCAGCCCTGTTATTATAGggagaaattttaagaaaattttaatatttgtttttcaaaaaaacacttAAGACACGTTCAACACAGACAAACACGACTGGCAGTACAAACATTACTTTCCACAGCTACAACTTTGGAAGAAACAAACTGAAAAGAAAGATTTCAAGTGATTAGAATACTTACTTAGCCTTCAATTTGTTGAGTTGATCAACTTGTTCGGCCATTTCAGCGATAGCATCGTTGTGCTTCTTGCGCAAGTTAGCCAAGGTAGATTCGTGTTGAATGTTGGCTTCTTCCAAGTCACGACGCAATTTGCTGAGTTCGGCTTCACGCTTCTTGTTGAGTTCAATTTGGGCAGAAGTAGCACCACCGGCTTCTTCAAGACGTTCACCCAATTCCTCCAATTCGCGAGCCAAATCAGCACGTTGTTTCTCAGCCTTGGCGCGAGCTTGACGTTCGGCTTCGACTTCTTCTTCCAATTCTTCGATGCGGGCTTGCAATTCCTTGATTTGGCGTTGGTGCTTGCTAACAACAACTTGTTCATCTTCCAATTTGGCGGTGATGGAGGACAATTCCTTGTCCTTGCGTTGGATGGTTTGTTCCAATTCCTTCTTGTTGCGTTCCAAATCGGAGACGGCTTCTTGGGTAAGTTTCAAGTCACCTTCAACCTTGCGCTTGGATTTCTCAATATCACCACGCAATTTCTTCTCGCGTTCCAAGGAGTCTTCCAATTCATCCAAGGTTTGTTCCAACTTAGCCTTGACCTTGTTTAAGTGGTTGATCTTGTCTTCGGCAGCTTGGAGTTCTTCACCAGTCTTCTGGTTGCTTTCACCTTGCATCTTCTTCTCCTTGTTCAACTTGTTGATGAGTTCGTCTTGGTGGGCGATTTCATCGTTCAAGTTGCGGATTTGGTGGTCCTTGGTGGCCTTATCTTGTTCAGCCTTTTGGACGTTCAATTCCAAGTCTTCAATGTCCTTCTTGAGGCCAGAGATTTCTTGGTCAGCCTTCTTCTTCTGTTGGAACAATTGGTTGCGGGCATCTTCCTCTTGAGTCAAGCGCTCTTGGATGTCCTATATGTATATGGGGTAAATAATAAATGTCGTGTGTGAGTGATATGAATTGGCTAAGATCTATATTTAGcacaaatcaaaaacaaaattgccataaattttgttattgggAAATCAAAGCACATAATTAgtcattttttctattaaattatgATTCCGTTCGTTGAGTTTTTGATGACCATATTTGCTTCACTGATTTCCACAATTCATTGACAATCTTGATTTTTtgcttgttttaatttttttttttaggaaatttgaaAATACTTACGCGCAATTGGTTTTCGAGGTCGTTCTTTTGAGCTTGGAGTTTAGCGCATCTTTCTTGGTAATCTTGCAAGGCACCCTTTTCACCAGACAAGGAGTCCAACAAGGCAGTCTTTTCAGCTAACAACTTAGCATTAAGGGCTTCCAATTCCTTGCGTACCTTAACTTCGGCAGCATGAGCTTCTTCAGCCTTCTTAGCCTTCTCTTCAAGACGCTGTAAATCAGAATTAGAAGATTTATTAGTGGTTTCAGATGTTGCAGCTTGTGGTGTTGGCATTGCTGGTTCGGGTTCTTGTAAAGGAGCTGGTGTCGTTTCTGCAGCCACTGGTTCTTCGGGTTTAATTtcagttgctgctgctgctgctgcagctgcTGGAGTTTCCTCAGCACTGGCAGTATCTGATTTTGCTTCAGCTGGTGGTGTAGCTGAGCCAACTTCTTCagatttttcacttttttcagattttttcgattttttcacttttttatcttcagccatttttaatgaatattattttgagattattgaataaatttgttttaattttacttttgcaaaattttttttgaaattgtttggtttttgtatttaaaattttatttgaattaattatCGTTTAAATTTGCTGCAGCTATAGTTGCTTGTTGTTCGTTTAAATCGTTTAGATGAAGTATGAATTATGTGTTCGCTTTAGCCCAGGTAACTATTAGATCCGTTTAGCTACTGGTCAACAACTGGAATGCTTGCAATTGCAAAGTGCTCGATgaattttcaaattcaaaattcaaattaattttaattagcaaCGCCCAACAATTATATCAAATCATATTGAATAATGttaatatgtgtgtgtgttgagTACTTACTCACAATTTATGCA of the Lucilia cuprina isolate Lc7/37 chromosome 2, ASM2204524v1, whole genome shotgun sequence genome contains:
- the LOC111678371 gene encoding myosin heavy chain, muscle isoform X20, producing the protein MPRPIASQEDEDPTPYLFVSLEQRRIDQSKPYDSKKNCWVPDEKEGYLLGEIKATKGDIVSVGLPGGETKDFKKDQLQQVNPPKYEKAEDMSNLTYLNDASVLHNLRQRYYHKLIYTYSGLFCVAINPYKRYPVYTNRCAKMYRGKRRNEVPPHIFAISDGAYVDMLTNHVNQSMLITGESGAGKTENTKKVIAYFATVGASTKKDESQKNKGSLEDQVVQTNPVLEAFGNAKTVRNDNSSRFGKFIRIHFGPTGKLAGADIETYLLEKARVISQQSLERSYHIFYQIMSGSVPGVKEYCLLSNNIYDYHIVSQGKVTVASIDDADEFSLTDQAFDILGFTKQEKEDVYKITAAVMHMGGMKFKQRGREEQAEQDGEEEGGRVAKLFGCDTAELYKNLLKPRIKVGNEFVTQGRNVQQVTNSIGALCKGVFDRLFKWLVKKCNETLDTKQKRQHFIGVLDIAGFEIFDYNGFEQLCINFTNEKLQQFFNHHMFVLEQEEYKREGIDWAFIDFGMDLLACIDLIEKPMGILSILEEESMFPKATDQTFAEKLTNTHLGKSAPFQKPKPPKPGQQAAHFAIGHYAGVVAYNITGWLEKNKDPLNDTVVDQFKKSQNKLLVEIFADHPGQSGGGEQAKGGRGKKGGGFATVSSAYKEQLNSLMTTLRSTQPHFVRCIIPNEMKQPGVVDAHLVMHQLTCNGVLEGIRICRKGFPNRMVYADFKQRYQILNPRGIKGVDDPKKCTKILIESTELDDDQYRLGNTKVFFRAGVLGQMEEFRDERLGKIMSWMQAWARGYLSRKGFKKLQEQRVALKVVQRNLRKYLQLRTWPWYKLWQKVKPLLNVSRVEDEIARLEEKAKKAEEAHAAEVKVRKELEALNAKLLAEKTALLDSLSGEKGALQDYQERCAKLQAQKNDLENQLRDIQERLTQEEDARNQLFQQKKKADQEISGLKKDIEDLELNVQKAEQDKATKDHQIRNLNDEIAHQDELINKLNKEKKMQGESNQKTGEELQAAEDKINHLNKVKAKLEQTLDELEDSLEREKKLRGDIEKSKRKVEGDLKLTQEAVSDLERNKKELEQTIQRKDKELSSITAKLEDEQVVVSKHQRQIKELQARIEELEEEVEAERQARAKAEKQRADLARELEELGERLEEAGGATSAQIELNKKREAELSKLRRDLEEANIQHESTLANLRKKHNDAIAEMAEQVDQLNKLKAKAEKEKNEYYGQLNDLRAGVDHITNEKAAQEKIAKQLQHTLNEVQSKLDETNRTLNDFDAAKKKLSIENSDLLRQLEEAESQVSQLSKIKISLTTQLEDTKRLADEEARERATLLGKFRNLEHDLDNLREQVEEEAEGKADLQRQLSKANAEAQIWRSKYESDGVARSEELEEAKRKLQARLAEAEETIESLNQKCIGLEKTKQRLSTEVEDLQLEVDRANAIANAAEKKQKAFDKIIGEWKLKVDDLAAELDASQKECRNYSTELFRLKGAYEEGQEQLEAVRRENKNLADEVKDLLDQIGEGGRNIHEIEKARKRLEAEKDELQAALEEAEAALEQEENKVLRAQLELSQVRQEIDRRIQEKEEEFENTRKNHQRALDSMQASLEAEAKGKAEALRMKKKLEADINELEIALDHANKANAEAQKNIKRYQQQLKDIQTALEEEQRARDDAREQLGISERRANALQNELEESRTLLEQADRGRRQAEQELADAHEQLNEVSAQNASISAAKRKLESELQTLHSDLDELLNEAKNSEEKAKKAMVDAARLADELRAEQDHAQTQEKLRKALEQQIKELQVRLDEAEANALKGGKKAIQKLEQRVRELENELDGEQRRHADAQKNLRKSERRVKELSFQSEEDRKNHERMQDLVDKLQQKIKTYKRQIEEAEEIAALNLAKFRKAQQELEEAEERADLAEQAISKFRAKGRAGSVGRGASPAPRAMSVRPQLDGMAFPPRFDLAPEDF